CTTGCCCAGCTCGTGCATATCGTCATTCAGCGGAGCCGCGACCCACGGCAGAGCCTCTATCTGCTGGTTGATGCCAAGGGCAGCGTACTGGCAGGCAATCTGGGCCGCCGGCCAGGTGTTGACCCTGGTCCGGATGGTTGGATGGACTTTCAGTACAATCGGCTCACCATGGAAGGCTCTGAAGTTCATTCCGCGCGCGCGCGCGCCTTCCCGCTGCCTGATGGGTCCTTCCTCCTGGTAGGGCGTGATGTGCAGGAGCTGCGTAGCATCGAAAACCTCATTACCTCATCCCTTGCCTGGGCAATTGCGCTCACCGTAGCGCTAGGGCTCGTTGGGGGCGTCATTATCAGTCGCAACATGTTGGCCCGCGTTGACGAGATCAATCAAACCAGCCGTAACATTATTCGCGGTGATCTCTCCCAGCGTGTCTCCGTTGCAGGTTCAGGGGATGAGTTCGATCAGCTTGCTGAAAACCTGAATGAGATGCTGGAGCAGATTGAAAGTCTGATGACTGGCATGCGTGAAGTGACCGACAATGTGGCTCATGATCTCAGAAGCCCGCTAAACCGCCTCAGAACGCGTCTTGAAATGGCGATGATGCAGGAGGGCTCGTCAGAAGATGTGCGGACAGAGCTGGAGCGGTCCATTGCTGATGCGGATCATCTCCTGTCGACCTTCAATTCACTGCTCGCCATTGCCCGTGCGGAGACAGGGTCCATGCGCGATACGATGACAAGCTTTGATTTGGGTGAGCTCGTGCACGATGCGGTGGAGCTTTACGAACCGGTCGCCGAAGATGCTGGGATCGCCTGCATCGTGGAAACGGATGAAGAGCTCGAAATCTTTGGCAATCGGGAACTACTGGCACAAGCCATTGCCAATCTACTCGACAACGCAATCAAGCATGGCAGCAAGGCGACTTGCGGCGTGCCCGAGATCCAGGTCGCGGCGCGACGTGAGCGTGGTGCGGTGACGGTGAGCGTCTCTGATAATGGACCAGGGATTGCCACTGAAGATTGTGAGCGTGTCTTAGGCCGTTTCGTCCGCCTGGAAGAAAGCCGCAATACGCCTGGCAGCGGACTTGGGCTTTCGCTCGTGTCTGCCGCAGCACAATTGCATGGCGGCAAACTCAAGCTCAGTGATGCTGAGCCCGGGTTGAAGGCAGTTTTGCGGTTGCCGGTGAGAGCCACTTAACGGTCTTGGGGGAGTGCCGCCTGACAGGCATTTGTATAGAGGGCGACAACATCGCTTAAGGGAGTGCTGAAATCCGCCGTCTCCCGTGTTGCGTCAGCCAGAGGCGTGGCAGCTGCGGCTTCAAACACTTGAGCGGCTGCTTCATGGAAACCTGCTGGCAAGCGTGCCTGTCGAAAGGTGGCCGCGATTTCATGCATCTCACCGACCCACCTGCCGGAATCCGGTGCAATGAAGGGCGTCGTAAACTGCATGCGTTGCCAGGCATCACTCTGGCTGAGCTCCAGCTCGGCGGAGAGCGGCTCAAACAGATCGAGTGCGTGGGCAAGCATCAGAACAGCTGCGTGAAGCGTCATCTGTCCTTTGGTGAGCGCTGCATAGCACATCTTGATACCGGACGCCTGGCCTATCGTTGCTCCGGCATGCTTGATGTCTACCCCGTGGCCGTCCAGAGGTGCGAGCACATCAAGGTTACTCCCGCTGACATAGAGGCTCGGGCGTAAACCATTTTGCGGTGGCATCCCGATAATGCCACCATCAATAAATATGGCGCCTGACTTTTCAAGGGTCTCTCCGATGCACGTAGCGGTCTCCGGGGAGACTGCATTGCAATCGACGAAAACGGGAAATGAGTTTGCTATGTGACACGCGAAGGCGATGTCAGCGGCAAAGCCAGGGGCATGTTCAGGGGGGAGGATGGACAGAATGATCTCAGCATCACGCACCAACGCTTCCAGGTTATCTACATCGCGAACCTGGGCGTCTTCGGCCCGCCTCCGCGAAAGGGGCGCGCGACTTTCCAGACAGGTGAGGACATCATGCCCTGCCGCTTTCAATTCAGCCGCGATCCGGTGGCCCATACCACCCATGCCCAAAACACCAATCTTGGTCATTCGCTCTCTACCTGCTTGTTTCAACGCACTTTGCGAATACTAGAGCAAGGTCGTTGGTTGGATCATCAGCACTTTGAAATCCATTTGGACCACAGCCCGCCGAATCAACGCGATCAATTCATCAAAAACTGATTCGAAAAATGCGCTCTGACCCGCATTCCCAAGCCGGATTCTTGCAGCTATGAGGCCAAGTGCGCGCCAATTTGCATCATTTCCGCCTCTGTTTGGCGTTTATCCCCGAAAAAATGCGTCCTTAAGCGAAAACAGCGCGAATTTTCGTAGCGGCAGTTTTTGTCATTTGTTACTGCTCGTTACGACGGGGGCACCCGGAGGCCAATTTAGGAGAGTGGACTTATGAGCAAAGCAGACTTTATTGAACGCGTTGCAGACGCTGGCGATCTGAGCAAAGCAGAAGCAAAGCGTGCTGTGGAACTGGTATTCGGTCAAATCGAAGCCGGTCTCAAAGCATCTAAGAAAGAAGGCAAATACACGATCGGTACGTTCGGAACATTTTCTGTTTCTAAGCGTAAAGCCCGCATGGGTCGTAACCCACGCACTGGCGAAGCGATCAAGATCAAAGCATCGAAGACATTGCGTTTCCGCCCGTCTTCACAGCTGAAAGAGTCAGCTGGCTGCTGATCTTATTTCAGCAATGCTGTAGGAATAGGCCTGTCGGTTTCCGGCGGGCCTTTTTCTTTGGCTAAAGGGGAGTGAGAAGAGCAATGACAGAAGTGTCACATAGGTCCTTGCTTCAGGTTACCAACGTCCTGCCGAAGGGAGCTGACAAGGCCCGTGGACAAGAGGTACTTGCCGATTTGAGAGCAGCTCTAGTTGGGAGCGATTGGCGGGATGTGGCTGACACGGAAACCTTCGGCACTCTAACAGCCGCTCTGGCAGGAAACTCCCCCTTCATTGCCCGGACCTGCCTGCGATATCCGGAGCTGTTGCCCTCGATTGCCAGCCGGCCACCGAGCGACGCTTTTGAAGCATCTTTAAAGGAAACCGCTGCTGTCGCAGCCGATGCCACAACTTTAGACGAACTGATGGCCATCGTTCGCCGGGCAAAATCGGAGATGGCAGTGCGCACCGCCGCCGCAGATGTCAGCGGCCTTTGGTCGCTGGAGGAGGTGACAGGCAACCTCACCCGGTTCGCGGATACGATTTTGGAGGCAGGGTTCGCCTGGGCACTGCACCGGGCACGAGAGAAGGGCGACATTGTTGGTGAAGAAGTTTCCACGGTGACCAGCGGCCTCGTGGTTCTGGCCATGGGGAAATATGGGTCCGGCGAACTCAACTATTCCAGCGACATTGATATTGTCGTCTTCTATGAGCCTGGCACCTTGTCGCTGAAAGAGGGGCTCGACGAGAGCACTTTTTTTGTACGCCTGACCAAAGACATTGTGAAGCTCATGCAAGAGAGAACAGCGGACGGCTATGTCTTCCGCACGGATTTGCGCCTGCGTCCGGACCCGGGCGGCACGCGGGTGGCTGTGTCGCTTCCTGCGGCAGAACAATATTACGAAAGTCGGGGTCAGAACTGGGAACGCGCTGCCTATATTAAGGCGCGCCCCGCTGCTTGTGATCTTGAAGCGGGAAAGCGCTTTCTCTCGATGTTGTCCCCCTTCATCTGGCGCAAATATCTCGATTATGCCGCGATCGAAGATGTCCATTCCATGAAGCGTCAGATACACGCTGTTGGAGGGCACAGCACCATTGCCGTTGAAGGTCACAACATCAAACTGGGCCGGGGTGGTATCCG
The DNA window shown above is from Parvibaculaceae bacterium PLY_AMNH_Bact1 and carries:
- a CDS encoding HU family DNA-binding protein (Derived by automated computational analysis using gene prediction method: Protein Homology.), whose product is MSKADFIERVADAGDLSKAEAKRAVELVFGQIEAGLKASKKEGKYTIGTFGTFSVSKRKARMGRNPRTGEAIKIKASKTLRFRPSSQLKESAGC
- a CDS encoding HAMP domain-containing sensor histidine kinase (Derived by automated computational analysis using gene prediction method: Protein Homology.) codes for the protein MQQGNLLNTTTFRLALIYLALFATSAIALLGYVYWNTAGFLARQSDEAVQAEITGLAEQYAQGGLAQLVHIVIQRSRDPRQSLYLLVDAKGSVLAGNLGRRPGVDPGPDGWMDFQYNRLTMEGSEVHSARARAFPLPDGSFLLVGRDVQELRSIENLITSSLAWAIALTVALGLVGGVIISRNMLARVDEINQTSRNIIRGDLSQRVSVAGSGDEFDQLAENLNEMLEQIESLMTGMREVTDNVAHDLRSPLNRLRTRLEMAMMQEGSSEDVRTELERSIADADHLLSTFNSLLAIARAETGSMRDTMTSFDLGELVHDAVELYEPVAEDAGIACIVETDEELEIFGNRELLAQAIANLLDNAIKHGSKATCGVPEIQVAARRERGAVTVSVSDNGPGIATEDCERVLGRFVRLEESRNTPGSGLGLSLVSAAAQLHGGKLKLSDAEPGLKAVLRLPVRAT
- a CDS encoding DUF1932 domain-containing protein (Derived by automated computational analysis using gene prediction method: Protein Homology.); this encodes MTKIGVLGMGGMGHRIAAELKAAGHDVLTCLESRAPLSRRRAEDAQVRDVDNLEALVRDAEIILSILPPEHAPGFAADIAFACHIANSFPVFVDCNAVSPETATCIGETLEKSGAIFIDGGIIGMPPQNGLRPSLYVSGSNLDVLAPLDGHGVDIKHAGATIGQASGIKMCYAALTKGQMTLHAAVLMLAHALDLFEPLSAELELSQSDAWQRMQFTTPFIAPDSGRWVGEMHEIAATFRQARLPAGFHEAAAQVFEAAAATPLADATRETADFSTPLSDVVALYTNACQAALPQDR